The Sphingobacterium lactis sequence CTTGGCAGCGATAATCGCCTTGACAATCGCTTGGAGCACGATCGCCTGGCAGACGTTTCGGGCAGCCAGGGTAAACCCGGTGGATAGTTTGAGGGATGAATAGATATAAATGGATATAGATTCGATTGGCGTTAAATAAAATCAAATACATCCTTGTGTCTACGACAAAACAACCGTCCAATTCCGAACGGTAATTGTCCGATTACGGACATACCCAGACAATGCACAACAGAAAGCCATTGACGCACAATTAATTACAAAATCGGCAAGCAGATTGCAAATTAAAATTCAATAGCATAGCTTCATTCACGGAAATACATTCCAAGAATTGACTTAATGATTAGTTAGAAAAATTAAATTAGCGTTTTACAGCAAAGACCACATTCATAACATGATAAAACTCGAACATATTTTCAAATGGTACAATGTTGGGGGTACCAAATCCTTTATTTTAAAAGATATCAATCTAACGATCGAGGCTGGGGATTTTGTCTCCATTATGGGGCCATCCGGATCGGGGAAATCCACCTTGCTCAATGTCATTGGGATGCTGGATGAACCCAACGAAGGTACATACTATTTCCTTGGTGAGGATGTCTTGCAGATGAAGGCCAAAAAGCGTTCGCAGTTGTTTCAATCGCATGTGGGTTATGTGTTCCAATCCTACCACCTCATTGATGAACTGACGGTGTATGAAAACATCGAGACGCCACTTATCTATAAGAACCTGTCCTCTTCTGAGCGCAAAAGTATCGTTTCTGATCTCTTGGACCGTTTCAACATTGTTGGGAAAAAGGATCTCTTCCCTGCCCAACTATCGGGCGGCCAGCAACAGGTGGTCGGTATCGCACGGGCTCTGGCGGGATCTCCACGATTGCTGTTGGCTGATGAACCGACCGGTAACCTGAATTCCAAACAGGGGGAAGAAGTAATGGAACTCTTCAACCAACTGAATGACGATGGTGTCACGATCATTCAAGTGACCCACTCGGAGAAGAATGCCGAATATGGAAAGCGGATCATCCACATGTTGGATGGCCAGCTGAAGCAAGATTAGGCCATCGAATTTGAGGAAGTGCTAAAATTTTCGTAATTTTCAGTGTGAATGAAAAAGAAATTAAAGCACTAATCTACCTTTTGGATGATCCCGATCGGGAAATCTTTCTGGAAATCGAGCACAAGTTGATCACCTGTGG is a genomic window containing:
- a CDS encoding ABC transporter ATP-binding protein, with product MIKLEHIFKWYNVGGTKSFILKDINLTIEAGDFVSIMGPSGSGKSTLLNVIGMLDEPNEGTYYFLGEDVLQMKAKKRSQLFQSHVGYVFQSYHLIDELTVYENIETPLIYKNLSSSERKSIVSDLLDRFNIVGKKDLFPAQLSGGQQQVVGIARALAGSPRLLLADEPTGNLNSKQGEEVMELFNQLNDDGVTIIQVTHSEKNAEYGKRIIHMLDGQLKQD